A genome region from Armatimonadota bacterium includes the following:
- a CDS encoding pitrilysin family protein: MSVVLAAERIRRAVLPGGLRLLAVERPGSGMVAVHLLVQAGAMFDGRHAGTARFVARTLERGTRRRSGQQLAEELDGMGATLTVTAALEVVAVVGRALAEDATAFLGLLAEVVTRPAFPAAEVEKVRGELLTEVRVRALDTWHAAERAFRQLAFPPDHPHAAPPDGEEAVLQALGVPDLAAFHARHYRPDRTILALVGDLPWSRAQEEAARAFEGWQAAGEAVEPVIPPVSVPEGVRRREVPLPGKSQSDIVLGGVGPARTDPAYYPAMMATVLLGQLGMMGRVGERVRERMGLAYHASMELRAGRLPGPWWVRAGVNPANVERAIGAILEEVARFQQEGPAPDELADARDYLTGSLAVRLETHGGVAAALGEIEYYALGLDYLERFPGIVRGLTAEEIRAAAEAFPLDRYALAVAGPER; encoded by the coding sequence ATGAGCGTCGTCCTGGCCGCCGAGCGCATCCGCCGCGCGGTCCTCCCCGGAGGGCTGCGGCTGCTGGCCGTCGAGCGCCCGGGCAGCGGGATGGTGGCCGTCCACCTCCTCGTGCAGGCGGGCGCCATGTTCGACGGGCGCCACGCCGGTACGGCCCGGTTCGTGGCCCGGACGCTGGAGCGGGGGACGCGGCGGCGCAGCGGGCAGCAGCTGGCCGAAGAGCTCGACGGCATGGGGGCGACGCTGACCGTTACCGCAGCGCTGGAGGTGGTGGCCGTCGTGGGGCGGGCGCTGGCGGAGGACGCAACGGCCTTCCTCGGCCTGCTGGCCGAGGTCGTCACCCGGCCGGCCTTCCCTGCGGCCGAGGTAGAGAAGGTGCGCGGCGAGCTGCTCACCGAGGTGCGCGTCCGCGCCCTGGACACGTGGCACGCCGCCGAGCGGGCCTTCCGCCAGCTGGCCTTCCCGCCGGACCACCCCCACGCCGCCCCGCCCGACGGGGAGGAGGCAGTGCTGCAGGCGCTCGGCGTCCCCGACCTGGCCGCCTTCCACGCGCGCCACTACCGCCCCGACCGCACCATCCTGGCGCTGGTCGGCGACCTGCCCTGGTCCCGGGCCCAGGAAGAGGCGGCGCGTGCCTTCGAGGGGTGGCAGGCGGCCGGGGAGGCGGTCGAACCGGTCATCCCACCGGTGAGCGTGCCCGAGGGCGTGCGGCGCCGCGAGGTGCCCCTGCCCGGCAAGAGCCAGTCGGACATCGTGCTCGGCGGGGTGGGCCCCGCCCGCACCGACCCCGCCTACTACCCGGCGATGATGGCCACCGTGCTGCTGGGGCAGCTCGGCATGATGGGACGGGTGGGCGAGCGGGTGCGGGAGCGGATGGGCCTGGCCTACCACGCCTCCATGGAGCTGCGCGCCGGCCGGCTGCCGGGGCCCTGGTGGGTGCGCGCCGGGGTGAACCCGGCCAATGTGGAGCGGGCCATCGGCGCGATCCTGGAGGAGGTGGCGCGCTTCCAACAGGAGGGACCGGCGCCCGACGAGCTGGCCGACGCGCGCGACTACCTGACCGGGTCGCTGGCGGTGCGGCTGGAGACCCACGGCGGGGTGGCGGCCGCGCTGGGGGAGATCGAGTACTACGCGCTGGGGCTCGACTACCTGGAGCGCTTCCCCGGTATCGTCCGGGGGCTCACCGCCGAGGAGATCCGCGCCGCAGCGGAGGCGTTCCCGCTCGACCGCTACGCGCTGGCCGTGGCCGGGCCGGAGCGATGA
- a CDS encoding pitrilysin family protein yields MSERVQTTTLDNGLRVLVVESHAAPVATFWLWYAVGSRNEQPGRTGISHWVEHMLFKGTPTRPYPVLTRAIDRLGGRWNAFTWKDYTAYHEVLPAQHLPVAIAMEADRMRNTRFDPEEVERERTVILSEREGAENFPLFYLQEEVDALAFKVHPYRLPVIGWKGDLRRLTRDDLYAHYRTYYHPGNALAVAVGAFDAEAVLEQVRRAFDPLDPGPPPPPVTVEEPPQEGERRVVVQRPGSATSYVQVAYHAPAARDPDLPALLVLDGVLGGFDAVRGAVAPARSSRLYRALVDRGLATEVVSSVTASLDPGLLRIVATVHTGVPVAAVEAAILEELDRLVTTEVPPEELARVRRQARAQFSYVRDGVHAFAGALGAYALLLYPEALFDVMARVERVTPADVQRVAARVFDPRRRTVGWYVPEEGAAAGRRMAARVDA; encoded by the coding sequence GTGTCGGAACGGGTCCAGACCACCACGCTGGACAACGGCCTGCGGGTGCTGGTGGTGGAGAGCCACGCCGCGCCCGTGGCCACCTTCTGGCTCTGGTACGCCGTGGGGAGCCGCAACGAGCAGCCCGGGCGCACCGGCATCTCCCACTGGGTGGAGCACATGCTCTTCAAGGGCACGCCCACGCGGCCCTACCCCGTCCTCACGCGGGCGATCGACCGGCTGGGCGGGCGGTGGAACGCCTTCACCTGGAAGGACTACACCGCCTACCACGAGGTCCTTCCCGCCCAGCACCTCCCCGTGGCCATCGCGATGGAAGCCGACCGCATGCGGAACACCCGCTTCGACCCGGAGGAGGTGGAGCGCGAGCGCACCGTCATCCTCTCGGAGCGGGAGGGCGCGGAGAACTTCCCGCTCTTCTACCTACAGGAGGAGGTGGACGCGCTGGCCTTCAAGGTGCACCCCTACCGTCTCCCCGTCATCGGCTGGAAGGGCGACCTGCGCCGGCTCACCCGCGACGACCTCTACGCGCACTACCGCACCTACTACCACCCCGGGAACGCCCTGGCCGTGGCGGTGGGGGCGTTCGACGCCGAGGCGGTGCTCGAGCAGGTGCGCCGCGCCTTCGACCCCCTCGACCCGGGCCCGCCGCCCCCGCCGGTGACCGTGGAGGAACCGCCCCAGGAGGGGGAGCGACGGGTGGTGGTGCAGCGGCCCGGCAGCGCCACGAGCTACGTCCAGGTAGCCTACCACGCGCCGGCGGCGCGCGATCCCGACCTGCCCGCGCTGCTCGTGCTCGACGGGGTACTCGGCGGCTTCGACGCCGTGCGCGGGGCGGTGGCGCCCGCGCGCTCCTCCCGGCTCTACCGGGCCCTGGTCGACCGCGGGCTGGCCACGGAAGTGGTCTCCTCGGTCACCGCCTCCCTCGACCCGGGCCTGCTGCGCATCGTGGCCACCGTGCACACCGGCGTCCCGGTGGCCGCGGTGGAGGCGGCCATCCTGGAGGAGCTGGACCGGCTGGTGACGACGGAGGTGCCGCCCGAGGAGCTGGCGCGCGTGCGGCGGCAGGCCCGGGCGCAGTTCAGCTACGTGCGCGACGGCGTGCACGCCTTCGCCGGGGCCCTCGGCGCCTACGCCCTCCTCCTCTACCCCGAGGCCCTCTTCGACGTGATGGCCCGGGTCGAGCGGGTGACCCCCGCCGACGTGCAGCGGGTGGCCGCGCGGGTCTTCGACCCGCGTCGGCGGACGGTGGGGTGGTACGTCCCGGAGGAGGGCGCGGCGGCCGGGCGGCGCATGGCCGCACGGGTGGACGCATGA